The Littorina saxatilis isolate snail1 linkage group LG13, US_GU_Lsax_2.0, whole genome shotgun sequence genome contains a region encoding:
- the LOC138983622 gene encoding vacuolar protein sorting-associated protein 4A-like, whose protein sequence is MLTNIARCDVILQQLRHSQHDPAHKRALTSLLGSLTADRKILTRKIQQLSGAIPTKEAASKGDGETQQDDSKMKEKRGRQLSIEETILRHSDVTLRDVVGLCDAKQALQEAVVMPLVFPHLFLGGRKPWRRVLLYGPPGTGKSRLAQAIASQIQSTFYCVSSADLVSSWVGESEKLIKELFTHATNQGGRSVIFIDEIDSICRQRCSREDEHTRRIKTELLKQMEGADNSSSLERLFLMCATNCPWELDSAFLRRFQKRIFIPLPDRESRIQLMKMHSQTTPVELSGQDWERLADSTEGYSGSDLATLTLGALFQPIRDMQQAQHWRQLTDGGFTPCSLDQQGAFVATLSDLPPDKVTPRDVSVSDFIKSIATHRRTVSAEELAKFHHFTHSFGDSG, encoded by the exons ATGCTGACCAACATTGCCCGCTGTGACGTCATCCTGCAGCAACTGCGTCACTCGCAGCATGACCCTGCGCACAAG CGAGCGCTGACCAGCTTACTGGGCAGTCTGACAGCCGACAGGAAAATTCTGACCAGGAAGATCCAGCAGCTCAGTGGCGCAATACCCACCAAGGAGGCAGCGTCTAAAG GGGATGGGGAGACACAGCAGGATGACAGTAAGATGAAGGAGAAGCGGGGCCGCCAGCTGAGCATAGAGGAGACCATTCTACGTCATAGTGACGTCACGCTGCGTGACGTGGTGGGGCTGTGTGACGCCAAACAGGCTTTACAGGAAGCTGTTGTCATGCCTCTCGTCTTCCCTCACCTCTTTctgg GCGGTCGCAAGCCGTGGCGGCGAGTGTTGCTGTACGGCCCGCCCGGCACAGGCAAGTCCCGCCTGGCTCAGGCCATCGCCTCACAGATCCAGTCCACATTCTACTGCGTGTCCAGCGCTGACCTCGTGTCCAGCTGGGTGGGGGAGAGTGAAAA ACTGATAAAAGAGCTCTTCACACATGCGACCAACCAAGGCGGTCGTTCG GTGATTTTTATCGACGAGATTGACAGCATCTGCAGACAGCGGTGTTCGCGGGAAGACGAACACACCCGCCGCATCAAGACTGAGCTGCTCAAACAGATGGAAGGGGCGGACAACTCCAGCTCGCTAGAGAGACTCTTCCTAATGTGCGCCACCAACTGTCCGTGGGAACTCGACTCAGCTTTCCTCAGGAGGTTCCAGAAACGCATCTTCATCCCTCTGCCTGACAG GGAATCCCGCATCCAGCTGATGAAGATGCACAGCCAGACAACCCCCGTGGAGCTGAGTGGCCAGGACTGGGAGCGGCTTGCCGACAGCACAGAGGGCTACTCGGGAAGCGACCTGGCCACGCTCACACTGGGCGCCCTCTTCCAACCCATCAGGGACATGCAGCAAGCACAGCACTGGAGACAGCTCACAG ACGGTGGCTTCACACCATGTTCGCTGGATCAGCAGGGCGCCTTTGTGGCCACGTTATCAGACCTGCCGCCGGACAAG GTAACGCCGCGTGACGTGAGCGTGTCAGACTTCATCAAGTCCATCGCCACACACAGGAGGACGGTGTCTGCCGAGGAGCTGGCCAAGTTTCACCACTTCACTCACAGCTTTGGCGACAGTGGATAG